The Populus nigra chromosome 4, ddPopNigr1.1, whole genome shotgun sequence genome contains the following window.
ATGAGAATGGTAACCTTGCCTCGTGTCAGGAAAATTTATCTGCATCATTGCAAGAAGACCATGCTTTGTTAGGGAATGGATTACATCAAGATTTGCAAAAGACTGAGGCCACAGAGAATGATATGCAAATGTTTGGTGATCATGTGATATTAGTAGAATCAGATGAACAGCAAGCTGCAAAGAGGCCCAGGCTTAGCCCTCCGCATGAAGTTAATGGAGAAATCACCAGAAGCCTGTCAAAGGATCTGAATTTGTAATTTAGACTGGAGATGGGAATTTCCCACTTATTTTGTTCACATATAATTGTTTCCCGGGATCTCACTAGATGTTGATGAATCAATCTGTGAATAGCGTGTCACGTCTCTGTATTGACAATAACTGGTGGACGGCTGTAGGAAAATTGTTTAGGTGCAGTTGCTGGAAGTTCTATATTGAGGCCTGCCAAGCAAATATATAATCGAGCATATCTATATTTGCGGGCATTTGATTTGTTCTGCAATTTGTCTGGTATGCGTGGAATATTTGATGACTTAATTGCTTTGTCATTTCGTTTCACTTCGCCCATAGGGTAAGTTTAAACCATATACAACTGGAAACTCTCTATGTAAAAGGGCTGCTTTTGTTACTAATTCTACGTGTTCTTGTAGCTTACCAGCAAGAGCAGTGACTACATCGGAGGCATTTAGTTGCAGCAGGTCGGATTGGCAATGTTCAAAGCTAGAGGTAGCTGTTATCATGTCTCAAAAGTAATGTAGATCTCCACTCGAAGGGGCCTAGCTAAATTAAGTAAATGGGCCGGATCGTATTAGGTTCATTGAAATGAGAACACACATATATATTCCttatgtaaataaatacataGGTGTCTTGATTGAAAAACAATAGGGTTTCCTTTCCACGATACCAGTCGTGTTTGAACCTAAATGtagattttgaaaaacaaattcctcAGGATAATATGCTTTTAGTTCTatgagggaaaaaaacaaatcttgattAAACCCAGGTTTGTACAACGGATATAATCTGCTAAATGCCACcatagaaatcataattcatTGTTTTTAACAATGGAGTCATATTCTTACATGGTATGTAAGCTCTCCataacattataattataagaaaaactaaaaggggAATGTTGTTTTTCTATTCGTTTCACTTCACTGTAGCGCAGATTCAAGTGCAATGTAGATTGTTTCAGTGTatggttccttttttttttttcttgagcaaATATCCATTGCAAtcacttaacttttttttaattttatcattttatattatgtttacATGGTTTTAAGCAAAACAATTCATTTTGGTTAACGTGCTTTTTTGTATTCCTagtgtcaaaaaaatatctttccaTTAAATTGAtacttgattttgaaaaataaaatttgattttatcaattaaaaaattaaaaagaaagggaccaaatttaacaaagaaacaaagaagcaacctttttttcattttactgtTCATTTGTTCATTTATGCAGAAAAGTATAGTTTACTCTCTAAAATATCACTTTTTCATTTTTGCCCTTGATTTTTAAGATTTCACATTTCATGCTTGCCCGAGCTCATTCGTGTTTGTCcttgttttagatatttttttttctttttattttttataaaaacaattctcttcaaatcaatttattaaaataatatgtaagttattatttaaatatgcaATTGTTTTTAAGAAGATGGGGTTTTTTATAAGAtgatattatcaatttttattaataattatgtgttagtctaatatgtaaaatttttaaaataatctattcATTGATATTTAATGagcataaaataattatttttatttttattaatcaagtttcaaatctaattttttttaaaaaaaatagatttgaaacttgacttttttttcatgtagaTGCATGAAAATGGCCAATTCgtgattttttagatttttatttgaagcttGTTTTTGTGATCATGATAAgttcttgtttaaaaaataaaaattttgataaggaaattattttttgtcaaaataaaaaataaatgtgagtGAGAAAACTAGATTTTGATTAAAagtatacttttttttcttttaagttcaaataattatagtttttatgaatatttttttcttattactaTTGCTTTTACTCAATGAATTATgctactaacaaaaaaaatagtttaatcataaaaaaatacattaaacataaaaagacgatttcatgagagagagagaagatatTTTTCCTTCACAattttattcattgttttttttttttgaatgtttattttattatcgtttaattaaataaaaaatagattttaaaggGAAATGTTATTAAATCTGACTAGAGTGATTGGTTAGATGAGTTAATTTGGGTATATCCAAAACATcatcatttaaatgttaaaaaacattaaaacacgttattttgatttttttttttaaaatgaatcgGGTTTTGATGAGGTTAACTGAGTCACTCATAGACCTACTAGGTCAACCAGATCAACTCctacatgattttatttgaaactaAGCTTGATCTCAGGACCTAGTCAACAGGTTACCATGGCAACCAATTGGGTCaagctaaatttaataacataaccaaaaaaatccCTACATGAATGCACATATAAtcatactaattaaaaaaaaactaaaattgcttAGTGTCTGCACTATGGAATGTGAGTAGTTTTACTATAGATTACAATATTGAAGTGGTGATTATGTCTTTCACAAAACAGAATAAATGAACTAGTCATCGAGggcaatatgattttttataggaATTAGTTTGTCATTGTAAAATTGATTGAGATCATAAAGGTCTTTctaaaattacttaattatccataaaaaaaaaaatattgaactcgTGTCAAGAGATTATTTAATCATTTCGCTTTAATTTTACAAAGTAAAAtgacttgatttaatttaaaatcaaaattttatgaagCTGGCATTTAAGGGCATTCCTACATtcatcatgatatttttttgttacaatgAGGGTGGTTAAGGGGTAGTTTGGTATTTTGATAGATatagattattattaaaaaaaacaaagaaattggtTGGTGCGTGCAACACGTGGCATTGTTCAACAACCAAATGGTGGCATTCAAGGAGGTGTTCGAATCGTCTTAACGTCCCCTCCATCACAACGCGACCTATGTGACCAACCTCCCTCTAGTTTGACATCGatgatcttttcttttttttcccttgattttcatgtttgaccctctaaattttaaaaggaaccctttaatttatttttcattcgtatttgatccatgttttttttattactatttattttatttaaaatgatttataaaattgtatttttttaatttttttatccattagattggatcttcattcttttgattgatatttattttatttgagattattttaaaaaattatttcttttacaatttcatcattcttaaGTTTTTTCCCTACcagatttgattttctttattttaactgCTGTTTTTATTGccttaaagattttttaaatcgACACATACACACTTTAACATTGAATGAGttggaaattgaatttattgattgaGTCTAAATCTAGAATTTTATGAATTGTGAGTTATTGAGATTAGTCGAGCTTTGTTTTGTTAGGGAAGAAACCGTTGCGCACTTGTCTTAATATGTAAGAAAAGTATGGGAGATTAGCCAATGTCTAAAAGATTTGCATGGTTTtgcttagtattttttttcttaagtttattttttttaattttaccctttaatatttatttaataaaaaattaatctgtttttttttctataggattttcactaattttaaaattaatatggttATCTCAGATTTTTCATTTGTCATTctctattaaatttagtttttttatagaaattttattttgaattaaattaaattatttaattaaatataaacataaaatgaaattatattttatattttatggttaattattgttattttgttttgctttgtttaccatcgatatttttttaatcttattattGAATTAATCAGGCTTATTGAACTcagttaaattaataatctaggttttaaatttttattacttttctaaaagtactaattttatgaaaatatcattttttaacactagaaaaaattttttaattcgGTATATCATAAAAGTAATAATTTGTGTTTCGAATTCACATAGCAATTATGGTCAATGAGACTTGTTAAGAATTATTGGAGACTCGTAAATTAACCTCTACTTTTATAATCTTAATATAAttcattataaataattaaaaattaccaTAAAATAGACACGGTTaactaatatattttacttttatttgcatacTGGATTTTTGTTAATTCgactaaaaaaatctatttgggCCGAGAAATTCGTTAGCTAATCTATCATGATCAATGATGGGCCGTGGACGTGAATCTGAATCGTGGATTCACAATGAAGAAGACATGTCATTAAGTTCATAGACGACGCatcacttgcagcatcaatccaaaacaaaaaaccaaccgCTTTCCCGTTTTCCCGCAAGCAAACAAAGAGTTACCAGTTGAGCATTCACCTGTGAAATCGAATCGGAGAATGAAATTAGCTTCAGATTTCCGAAACCGAATTTAGAAACTGGAATCGGGTAACTCATGAAGTACCATCACCAGAATCTGTCACAGAGAATGGCTTTTGCTGCGCTTTTCGTCCTTCTTCTACCCATTTTATCTCCTCATCTCTTCAGCCCTTTGAGCAGATCCTATCCTTCTCTCTTCTCCGTACGCTCTGCTTTCTATTCCCAACATTTTTCATATCTATCTTTGCCTGTACTAATCTGTAAATTCGTTGCATTTGCAGGAGTGGAATGCACCAAAACCCAGGCATTTGCCTCTACTGAAAGCTGCTTTAGATCGCCATATTGTAAGTGTGTGCCcccccttttcttctttcttaaaaTTGGTCAAGAAATTCCAAGTTTGCAGTTTTCTACCTTTtcattcaatcattttttatttctttattttgttagcCTGTTAGACAAAAGAATGAGCTTTGGTCTCCTTTGCCTTACCAAGGATGGAAGCCTTGCATTGAACCCACCACGATTCACAGTAAGCATTAGCTAAAATAATAAACCAGACtcgttttcaattaaattaggaaataaatgagaaaatacaattTCTAACGAGGGTTCTTATATTTAATGTTATTCAAGCGTTGCCAACAAAGTCCCAAGGATATATCCAAGTGTTTCTTGATGGAGGGTTGAACCAACAAAGAATGGGAGTAAGTAACTGAATTGCCAAAATACAtgtctgttttttcttcttttccttttttaaatccATTCTGTGAGAATTTGACTGATCCTTACAGTGATTTCTTGTTCTTGCTACTAAAGATATGTGATGCGGTCGCCGTTGCCAAAATACTGAATGCAACACTTGTGATCCCACACCTTGAAGTGAATGCTGTTTGGCAAGATACAAGGTATTTTGCTAGTAAGCTGCCTTTGCAACCTCTCTTGCATTCTAGATTGCTGTAGAAACTCGAGACCTTAAAGTGAACATGTTCTTGCATGCAGTTCATTTGCGGATATATTTGATGTGGAACACTTTATTGATACCCTAAGTCATGATGTTGCAATAGTTAAAGAGCCACCCATTGAGTACTGGTGGAGCACAAGAGAGTATTATGCTACAGGCATACGAGCTATGAGAATCAAAACAGCACCTGTCCATGGTTCAGCTGACTGGTATCTGGAAAATGTATTGCCTGTGTTGCAGAggttagtaatttttttattaaattgttttgagaACCCCAATGATTTTATTGTCAGAGTTAAAAGAAAGCCATTCCTCGTGATTTATTGGATCTGTTGGGTAATTATTTCAAATTctgctatttttcttttattaatttattttccttttatggaTTTTCTTTGGCATGTCCTCCTTGCACGTTGATAAGTCTACTTTCAGGCATTCTTTATTCAACTTGTATTCATTAAGGAAAATAATTGAAGAATAGCTAGGTTGGTGACCAAAGGGTGTtgtcaaaatgaaaaacaaatggagCAGTGTGGCTTGCTTTATGCATTGATTACTTGGCATCATTTTGTTTGAAGAGCCACATGACAATTAAAGCTATTGTGCTTTATTATAAGCTACCTCTGCTTTCAATTTCGTCGTTGCATTTTAAGCTATTCTGCCAAAATTCACTTGAATTATCTTAGTTCATGATTTGAGCTGGAAAATATGTAAGGACCCCAATCAATATATCTTCAATTTACTGCACTGTGTTGATTCTTGCActcataattgaattttaatgttGCAGTTATGGAATTGCTGCCATTGCCCCATTTTCTCACCGCCTGGCTTTTGACAAATTGCCCCCAAATATCCAACGCCTACGTTGCAAAGTCAATTTTCATGCACTAACTTTTGTTCCTCATATCAGAGTGTTAGGAGATGCACTCGTAAATCGTCTCCGCCACCCGTTTGAGAAGTTTCATACCTCTGGAACTGGGTTCCTAAAGGAGAGGATGAATGATACCGAATCAGAGGGGTCTGGAAAGTTTGTCGTGTTACATCTTCGCTTTGATAAAGTATGTTCTTCAAATCTTTCAAATGATGGACAGAAACTTTTCATATTTGAATTTGGGAACTTTTTTGGACTATATTAAAGGAGTTAGTTGCAGAATTGGACACCTTTTTTTGGAAAGTATGAACTTTCTTGCACTTCATCGTTTGTAAATGTGCGTACCTCGATAGTCTTTAAGAAATCTAAAAATTGTTTGTTGATCATGCATTGTCAATTAAAACCTGCTTCTACAAATGCATTATAATCACCCATCTTGATGATTGCCTTTGATTACTATCACATACTATTTGTTTATCACTCTAGAGTTTCCTTTTAAAGCAAGCATGTTTTTCAATAGCTCTTACCGTAACCTGACCCCGTTCAGGACATGGCTGCTCATTCATCATGTGATTTTGGTGGGGGTAAAGCTGAAAGACTTGCTCTAGCAAAATACCGTCAATTGCTTTGGCAGGGAAGAGTCTTAAACTCTCAGTTCACTGATGAGGCATTGAGAAAACAAGGGCGTTGTCCATTGACTCCTGAAGAGATTGGATTGCTGCTAGCAGCTTTGGGCTTCAGCAATAGCACCCGTCTCTACCTTGCATCGCACAAGGTTAGTATCGTACCTTCTCTCTTGAAACTTGGGAAGCTTTACATTTATTTCAGGATTCACAAGTTAGTATTGTATGTTGTTTGTCAATTGCCTTGCTGAAACAATAGACTTTGCTCTCCTGTGAGAATTTAACAGTTGGAGGGATGCCATTTTCAGGTTTATGGTGGAGAAGCAAGGATCTCTGCTTTAAAGAAATTATTCCCCCTTGTGGATCATAAAAAGAGCCTTGCCTCTGCAGAGGAACTGGCAAAGGTTGATGGCAAGGCTTCCTTGTTGGCTGCAGTTGACTATTATGTGAGTTTGCAGAGTGACATCTTTATCTCTGCTTCTCCGGGAAATATGCATAATGCTTTGGTAAGAAGAAAAGATCTCTGTTGATTTATATTTCTAAGCATCTGCTATTTGAATAAAACCAAAGTATTTCTTGAAGATCATAGATGGCATCAGGTACTATCCATATCATGAATTTTCATGGAAAAGGTTAGATCCAATGCTCTCAGTCATATCTAATGTCTCTGGCGAAAGGAACTCTTGCAATACCACAAGTAGCATTTAACCATGATGTATAACTTTGGATTTTATGTGTGAATATTGTGGTGCAATATGAATTTTGTCGACCATAAGGTGACAGGGTACTTCTATTATCAGGTTGGACATAGAGCGTACCTAAACCTGAAGACCATAAGACCAAACATGGTGATGCTGGGCCCGCTTTTCCTGAACAAGAGCATAGAATGGCCAGAATTTCAGTATGCAGTTCTCAGTGGGCATAAAAGTAGACAAGGGCAGATCAGGCTGAGAAAGGAGAGGCAGTCGATATATACATATCCTATCCCTGACTGCTCGTGTCAGTCGTAACTGGGATGGGTACTAAATTTTGAGATTGCATTTTTGTAAGCATTGATGTCCTAGTAAACTCTGTTTGTGGCTTGTACATTCTGATGTTTAGATGTAATTTAATTTCAGCTTCCGATAATGTTGCATTTAATAGTCACATTGTGAAAGAGTGGGTGGTGAATTCAATTTAGCCACTTGGAAAAGCATCTTCTATTGTTGTTCCATTATGAAAGCCATTTTTTGAAATTCTGAAAATTAGGACAAATAATACAAACAAATGCCAGGCGGCCATGTCCGAATGACATTGAACTCGAAATCTTGAGTCATTGTGGTAGATAGATGGTATTTGTGTACCTTTAGAAACTGTGATTTGCTTGAGATAATTGGTCTGCAAGATACATCAATCCGATTTCCTAACTCAATCATCCATGATGAATATGATATCtcagaaatttaaatataattcctTCAACTGAAACATCCGGCGAGTATCCACTGTAAACAGATTCTGTAGACCCTaccccccacccccccccccccccccccaaaccTTCTGATTGGCCCTAACTTTCAATTTGACAATTATTTACACATATAGGCTACTAATAATGACAATGAACTGCATGCAGCAAGGTTTAAAAACACAGCTGCCGTGTTCTTGCATAAATTTAATGGTTAAAGAGGCATAAACTACAACAAGCTTCTGGTCACCTTCATCCTGCTAATCGCTTTGTGAGGTGCTAGGAACTGTCACGACTGTCTTTCTTATCCTTGCCAGAAGGAGATGGTCCTGCATTCTGGCTGGCAGCCAATTCCTTCGATTCTAAAGGGAAAGGAGATGAATCCATTTCTTCCTCAATTGGAAGAGTTCGTTTTGAGCCCTCCAAAGCAACACCAAGAACAATGTTCTCCTCCAATGAAGGTCTGGTCATTAATGGTGATGCAACAGATCTCTCAGTATCCTGCTTACTCTGTGAAATGTCAGGACTCTCAGTTCTTTCACCGACGGATTCTGTGTTAGAAACTGAGGACCCCTCAGGCGTTGCTCTATTAGAGGTTATGCATTCAGAATTTGGTCCCAATGTCTCCTGCCATCTATCCCCCATATTTCCATTAGACTGCTGTGCTCCAGGACTGTTTTTAACTGAGTTTTCAGGCGTTGAACTGATAAGTTGAGGATCAGATGCCGAGATATCTGAGACCTTAGAATTTGTGCTGGAGTTGGAGGTAGATTTTGCAATGACCTTATCTCGTTTTGAATCAACAACTGGCATTGATCCAGCCTTGGTATCTGCTTTCAACTCAGATACCAGGGCTGCTTCAACCTTTGCATCCTTTTCCTCATTAGCACGAAGTGAACGATTTGAAGCTTTAACTTTATCTTCACTGTTAATTTTATAAGAGGGCTCAATCAGCAATAATGGATGGTTAGCAGTGGCTCCAGAACGTGTGAAAATGGAGTCAGAAAATGGCACATTCTCCAAATCAGCCTCGCTGTATATTTTCTGTACTGTACGAATGGGTGTGGCAAGCCGAGCACGATGATGGCTGATAACTCTAAGAAGATCCAAGAGGACTGCTTCCTGTACCATTCCATTAACAATAACAGGTCAGTTTTGCTTCAAGTACTAAGATAGAGCAGATCAACAGTCGCCCTATCCAATAAGGTTGATCTCTCTTGCATCAGATAAAACAATACATTGTCATTCCAAATGTTATTACATCAAGTAGATGACCAATAACTGATGGCTTATAGGAACCGAGTGGCTCTGCCATTATTTACTATTAATGGTCTCTCAGCTTCCCAAACAATGCTGTCAGAATGCTTGGTTGGTGAGCAAAGGCTTTCTGGACAACGGTGAAATCTCTTTGCGAGTTTTGTTTCAGGTTTCTTTCATATATCCTTCAGTAATAGATGCATAATCACAGCATGGCTAGACTCTAACAGTTGCAACTCAGATACAATAGAGAAAATATTAACAACAGCAACGGAAATAAACTATTTGTCATCATAGCCTATAATATCTGGACAATCACATttaagtattaataaaaaattaagtcttACCTTTACGCACAGGTACTCTTCAAAATGTGAGGTTTTCACAAAGCATGAAACCAAAATCTGCATCAGAAAAACATTATGACATGGAAAAAAGGTTGATGTTGTGTTTCTAAATAAGAAACCCATAATAAACACATTCGAAAAGCTCACACAGTTGAGATACCCAACAGAAAATGTCAGACAATTGGAAGATATGGCCATCCAGATGCCTTACAAAACATCACATGTGACTGTGCAGAAAAAGCAACCTCTACATGTAAGAGATCTAATAGATCTCTTTTTCTCGAAGAAAGAGAATTATATGTTTCAGTTGATTCATAATTGTGATCTGGGAAAGTTcaggtttgattatttttctgatGGTAGACATTCATTGATACTGTTCAACATTCATGAGCCAGTAAAAACATCATTTCAGAAAGATTGATGCAAACTGATGAAGTCCAGAAACTCAAGTCACCAGACACTGCATGTTGTTTGACACTATAAAATGTACAATCAtgacaaataaagaaatttcaCTACCAAAgagaaattaatcaaaaataaGGCCAAGGAAATGAATTCTCGTTATCTCTTTCTAGACGTCACTTCAACTTTCTTGTAAGGGCTTTCATTGTAAAAGCAGGTGAAAGAATCTCAACTCAGAAGAAGTATAATGCAATTAAAACCTTACCATAAGAGCTT
Protein-coding sequences here:
- the LOC133691906 gene encoding O-fucosyltransferase 31 isoform X2, with protein sequence MKYHHQNLSQRMAFAALFVLLLPILSPHLFSPLSRSYPSLFSEWNAPKPRHLPLLKAALDRHIPVRQKNELWSPLPYQGWKPCIEPTTIHTLPTKSQGYIQVFLDGGLNQQRMGICDAVAVAKILNATLVIPHLEVNAVWQDTRYFAIKEPPIEYWWSTREYYATGIRAMRIKTAPVHGSADWYLENVLPVLQSYGIAAIAPFSHRLAFDKLPPNIQRLRCKVNFHALTFVPHIRVLGDALVNRLRHPFEKFHTSGTGFLKERMNDTESEGSGKFVVLHLRFDKDMAAHSSCDFGGGKAERLALAKYRQLLWQGRVLNSQFTDEALRKQGRCPLTPEEIGLLLAALGFSNSTRLYLASHKVYGGEARISALKKLFPLVDHKKSLASAEELAKVDGKASLLAAVDYYVSLQSDIFISASPGNMHNALVGHRAYLNLKTIRPNMVMLGPLFLNKSIEWPEFQYAVLSGHKSRQGQIRLRKERQSIYTYPIPDCSCQS
- the LOC133691906 gene encoding O-fucosyltransferase 31 isoform X1; the encoded protein is MKYHHQNLSQRMAFAALFVLLLPILSPHLFSPLSRSYPSLFSEWNAPKPRHLPLLKAALDRHIPVRQKNELWSPLPYQGWKPCIEPTTIHTLPTKSQGYIQVFLDGGLNQQRMGICDAVAVAKILNATLVIPHLEVNAVWQDTSSFADIFDVEHFIDTLSHDVAIVKEPPIEYWWSTREYYATGIRAMRIKTAPVHGSADWYLENVLPVLQSYGIAAIAPFSHRLAFDKLPPNIQRLRCKVNFHALTFVPHIRVLGDALVNRLRHPFEKFHTSGTGFLKERMNDTESEGSGKFVVLHLRFDKDMAAHSSCDFGGGKAERLALAKYRQLLWQGRVLNSQFTDEALRKQGRCPLTPEEIGLLLAALGFSNSTRLYLASHKVYGGEARISALKKLFPLVDHKKSLASAEELAKVDGKASLLAAVDYYVSLQSDIFISASPGNMHNALVGHRAYLNLKTIRPNMVMLGPLFLNKSIEWPEFQYAVLSGHKSRQGQIRLRKERQSIYTYPIPDCSCQS
- the LOC133691904 gene encoding mechanosensitive ion channel protein 2, chloroplastic-like isoform X2, producing MGTWPTHMKSDNSWKKSRTHYVMTSYLQPLLLWTGATLICRALDPVVLQSEVSQAVKQRLLNFVRSLSTVVAFAYCLSSLIQQAQKFITETNESSDARNMGFSFAGKAVYTAVWIAAVSLFMELLGFSTQKWLTAGGLGTVLLTLAGREIFTNFLSSIMIHATRPFVLNEWIQTKIEGYEVSGTVEHVGWWSPTIIRGDDREAVHIPNHKFSVSIVRNLSQKTHWRIKTHLAISHLDVKKINNIVADMRKVLAKNPQIEQQRLHRRVFLDNINPENQALMILVSCFVKTSHFEEYLCVKEAVLLDLLRVISHHRARLATPIRTVQKIYSEADLENVPFSDSIFTRSGATANHPLLLIEPSYKINSEDKVKASNRSLRANEEKDAKVEAALVSELKADTKAGSMPVVDSKRDKVIAKSTSNSSTNSKVSDISASDPQLISSTPENSVKNSPGAQQSNGNMGDRWQETLGPNSECITSNRATPEGSSVSNTESVGERTESPDISQSKQDTERSVASPLMTRPSLEENIVLGVALEGSKRTLPIEEEMDSSPFPLESKELAASQNAGPSPSGKDKKDSRDSS